The following are encoded in a window of Oncorhynchus mykiss isolate Arlee chromosome 31, USDA_OmykA_1.1, whole genome shotgun sequence genomic DNA:
- the LOC110504558 gene encoding ribose-phosphate pyrophosphokinase 1 isoform X4: MPNIKIFSGSSHRELSHKIADRLGMELGKVVTKKFSNQETCVEIGESVRGEDVYIVQSGCGEINDNLMELLIMINACKIASASRVTAVIPCFPYARQDKKDKVGSRAPISAKLVANMLSVSGADHIITMDLHASQIQGFFDIPVDNLYAEPAVLKWIKENIAEWKTCTIVSPDAGGAKRVTSIADRLNVDFALIHKERKRANEVDRMVLVGDVTDRVAILVDDMADTCGTICHAADKLISAGATKVYAILTHGIFSGPAISRINNACFEAVVVTNTIPQEEKMKTCPKIQVIDISMILAEAIRRTHNGESVSYLFSHVPL; encoded by the exons ATGCCGAACATTAAGATATTTAGCGGTAGCTCCCATCGGGAACTGTCTCACAAAATCGCCGATCGTCTTGGGATGGAACTCGGGAAGGTTGTGACCAAGAAATTCAGCAATCAAGAAACATG TGTTGAGATCGGAGAGAGTGTGCGTGGAGAGGATGTCTACATCGTACAGAGCGGATGTGGGGAGATCAATGATAATCTGATGGAGCTGCTGATTATGATCAATGCGTGTAAGATCGCCTCGGCCTCCCGGGTCACAGCCGTCATCCCCTGCTTCCCCTACGCACGGCAGGACAAGAAGGACAAGGTGGGG AGTCGGGCGCCCATCTCAGCCAAGCTGGTGGCTAACATGCTGTCTGTGTCTGGGGCTGACCACATCATCACTATGGACCTCCACGCCTCACAGATCCAG GGTTTCTTCGACATCCCGGTGGATAACCTGTATGCTGAGCCTGCTGTACTGAAGTGGATCAAGGAGAACATCGCAGAGTGGAAGACCTGCACCATCGTCTCTCCAGACGCAGGGGGAGCCAAGAG AGTGACGTCCATAGCGGACAGACTCAACGTGGACTTTGCTCTGAttcacaaagagagaaagagggccaACGAGGTGGATCGCATGGTGCTGGTCGGGGACGTCACGGACCGGGTAGCCATCTTGGTGGATGACATGGCAGACACCTGTGGTACTATCTGTCACGCGGCCGACAA GCTGATCTCAGCTGGTGCTACCAAGGTGTATGCCATCCTGACCCACGGTATCTTCTCTGGCCCGGCCATCTCCCGCATCAACAACGCCTGCTTCGAGGCCGTGGTCGTCACCAACACTATCCCTCAGGAGGAGAAGATGAAGACCTGTCCTAAGATACAG GTGATTGACATCTCTATGATCCTGGCTGAGGCCATCCGCAGGACCCACAACGGGGAATCTGTCTCCTACCTCTTCAGCCACGTCCCCTTGTaa
- the LOC110504558 gene encoding ribose-phosphate pyrophosphokinase 1 isoform X6: MPNIKIFSGSSHRELSHKIADRLGMELGKVVTKKFSNQETCVEIGESVRGEDVYIVQSGCGEINDNLMELLIMINACKIASASRVTAVIPCFPYARQDKKDKVGSRAPISAKLVANMLSVSGADHIITMDLHASQIQGFFDIPVDNLYAEPAVLKWIKENIAEWKTCTIVSPDAGGAKRVTSIADRLNVDFALIHKERKRANEVDRMVLVGDVTDRVAILVDDMADTCGTICHAADKLISAGATKVYAILTHGIFSGPAISRINNACFEAVVVTNTIPQEEKMKTCPKIQYFCYATKRG, from the exons ATGCCGAACATTAAGATATTTAGCGGTAGCTCCCATCGGGAACTGTCTCACAAAATCGCCGATCGTCTTGGGATGGAACTCGGGAAGGTTGTGACCAAGAAATTCAGCAATCAAGAAACATG TGTTGAGATCGGAGAGAGTGTGCGTGGAGAGGATGTCTACATCGTACAGAGCGGATGTGGGGAGATCAATGATAATCTGATGGAGCTGCTGATTATGATCAATGCGTGTAAGATCGCCTCGGCCTCCCGGGTCACAGCCGTCATCCCCTGCTTCCCCTACGCACGGCAGGACAAGAAGGACAAGGTGGGG AGTCGGGCGCCCATCTCAGCCAAGCTGGTGGCTAACATGCTGTCTGTGTCTGGGGCTGACCACATCATCACTATGGACCTCCACGCCTCACAGATCCAG GGTTTCTTCGACATCCCGGTGGATAACCTGTATGCTGAGCCTGCTGTACTGAAGTGGATCAAGGAGAACATCGCAGAGTGGAAGACCTGCACCATCGTCTCTCCAGACGCAGGGGGAGCCAAGAG AGTGACGTCCATAGCGGACAGACTCAACGTGGACTTTGCTCTGAttcacaaagagagaaagagggccaACGAGGTGGATCGCATGGTGCTGGTCGGGGACGTCACGGACCGGGTAGCCATCTTGGTGGATGACATGGCAGACACCTGTGGTACTATCTGTCACGCGGCCGACAA GCTGATCTCAGCTGGTGCTACCAAGGTGTATGCCATCCTGACCCACGGTATCTTCTCTGGCCCGGCCATCTCCCGCATCAACAACGCCTGCTTCGAGGCCGTGGTCGTCACCAACACTATCCCTCAGGAGGAGAAGATGAAGACCTGTCCTAAGATACAG TACTTCTGCTATGCTACAAAAAGAGGGTGA
- the LOC110504558 gene encoding ribose-phosphate pyrophosphokinase 1 isoform X2 — protein MPNIKIFSGSSHRELSHKIADRLGMELGKVVTKKFSNQETCVEIGESVRGEDVYIVQSGCGEINDNLMELLIMINACKIASASRVTAVIPCFPYARQDKKDKSRAPISAKLVANMLSVSGADHIITMDLHASQIQGFFDIPVDNLYAEPAVLKWIKENIAEWKTCTIVSPDAGGAKRVTSIADRLNVDFALIHKERKRANEVDRMVLVGDVTDRVAILVDDMADTCGTICHAADKLISAGATKVYAILTHGIFSGPAISRINNACFEAVVVTNTIPQEEKMKTCPKIQVIDISMILAEAIRRTHNGESVSYLFSHVPFTSAMLQKEGEMDGWMLTDYRSVEAADGRTAHNNGQNSIKHLENSLDLFDTIPPIPLQSLPRAHPPQLRCHQPPVLQVFYYFGHLILSV, from the exons ATGCCGAACATTAAGATATTTAGCGGTAGCTCCCATCGGGAACTGTCTCACAAAATCGCCGATCGTCTTGGGATGGAACTCGGGAAGGTTGTGACCAAGAAATTCAGCAATCAAGAAACATG TGTTGAGATCGGAGAGAGTGTGCGTGGAGAGGATGTCTACATCGTACAGAGCGGATGTGGGGAGATCAATGATAATCTGATGGAGCTGCTGATTATGATCAATGCGTGTAAGATCGCCTCGGCCTCCCGGGTCACAGCCGTCATCCCCTGCTTCCCCTACGCACGGCAGGACAAGAAGGACAAG AGTCGGGCGCCCATCTCAGCCAAGCTGGTGGCTAACATGCTGTCTGTGTCTGGGGCTGACCACATCATCACTATGGACCTCCACGCCTCACAGATCCAG GGTTTCTTCGACATCCCGGTGGATAACCTGTATGCTGAGCCTGCTGTACTGAAGTGGATCAAGGAGAACATCGCAGAGTGGAAGACCTGCACCATCGTCTCTCCAGACGCAGGGGGAGCCAAGAG AGTGACGTCCATAGCGGACAGACTCAACGTGGACTTTGCTCTGAttcacaaagagagaaagagggccaACGAGGTGGATCGCATGGTGCTGGTCGGGGACGTCACGGACCGGGTAGCCATCTTGGTGGATGACATGGCAGACACCTGTGGTACTATCTGTCACGCGGCCGACAA GCTGATCTCAGCTGGTGCTACCAAGGTGTATGCCATCCTGACCCACGGTATCTTCTCTGGCCCGGCCATCTCCCGCATCAACAACGCCTGCTTCGAGGCCGTGGTCGTCACCAACACTATCCCTCAGGAGGAGAAGATGAAGACCTGTCCTAAGATACAG GTGATTGACATCTCTATGATCCTGGCTGAGGCCATCCGCAGGACCCACAACGGGGAATCTGTCTCCTACCTCTTCAGCCACGTCCCCTT TACTTCTGCTATGCTACAAAAAGAGGGTGAGATGGATGGTTGGATGTTGACTGACTAcaggtcagtggaggctgctgatgggagaacagctcataataatggccagaacagcatcaaacacctggagaaCTCGTTGGatctatttgataccattccacccattccactccagtcattaccacgagcccatcctccccaattaaggtgccaccaacctcctgtgcttcaggtattttattattttggtcattTAATTTTATCAGTTTGA
- the LOC110504558 gene encoding ribose-phosphate pyrophosphokinase 1 isoform X3, with translation MPNIKIFSGSSHRELSHKIADRLGMELGKVVTKKFSNQETCVEIGESVRGEDVYIVQSGCGEINDNLMELLIMINACKIASASRVTAVIPCFPYARQDKKDKGFFDIPVDNLYAEPAVLKWIKENIAEWKTCTIVSPDAGGAKRVTSIADRLNVDFALIHKERKRANEVDRMVLVGDVTDRVAILVDDMADTCGTICHAADKLISAGATKVYAILTHGIFSGPAISRINNACFEAVVVTNTIPQEEKMKTCPKIQVIDISMILAEAIRRTHNGESVSYLFSHVPFTSAMLQKEGEMDGWMLTDYRSVEAADGRTAHNNGQNSIKHLENSLDLFDTIPPIPLQSLPRAHPPQLRCHQPPVLQVFYYFGHLILSV, from the exons ATGCCGAACATTAAGATATTTAGCGGTAGCTCCCATCGGGAACTGTCTCACAAAATCGCCGATCGTCTTGGGATGGAACTCGGGAAGGTTGTGACCAAGAAATTCAGCAATCAAGAAACATG TGTTGAGATCGGAGAGAGTGTGCGTGGAGAGGATGTCTACATCGTACAGAGCGGATGTGGGGAGATCAATGATAATCTGATGGAGCTGCTGATTATGATCAATGCGTGTAAGATCGCCTCGGCCTCCCGGGTCACAGCCGTCATCCCCTGCTTCCCCTACGCACGGCAGGACAAGAAGGACAAG GGTTTCTTCGACATCCCGGTGGATAACCTGTATGCTGAGCCTGCTGTACTGAAGTGGATCAAGGAGAACATCGCAGAGTGGAAGACCTGCACCATCGTCTCTCCAGACGCAGGGGGAGCCAAGAG AGTGACGTCCATAGCGGACAGACTCAACGTGGACTTTGCTCTGAttcacaaagagagaaagagggccaACGAGGTGGATCGCATGGTGCTGGTCGGGGACGTCACGGACCGGGTAGCCATCTTGGTGGATGACATGGCAGACACCTGTGGTACTATCTGTCACGCGGCCGACAA GCTGATCTCAGCTGGTGCTACCAAGGTGTATGCCATCCTGACCCACGGTATCTTCTCTGGCCCGGCCATCTCCCGCATCAACAACGCCTGCTTCGAGGCCGTGGTCGTCACCAACACTATCCCTCAGGAGGAGAAGATGAAGACCTGTCCTAAGATACAG GTGATTGACATCTCTATGATCCTGGCTGAGGCCATCCGCAGGACCCACAACGGGGAATCTGTCTCCTACCTCTTCAGCCACGTCCCCTT TACTTCTGCTATGCTACAAAAAGAGGGTGAGATGGATGGTTGGATGTTGACTGACTAcaggtcagtggaggctgctgatgggagaacagctcataataatggccagaacagcatcaaacacctggagaaCTCGTTGGatctatttgataccattccacccattccactccagtcattaccacgagcccatcctccccaattaaggtgccaccaacctcctgtgcttcaggtattttattattttggtcattTAATTTTATCAGTTTGA
- the LOC110504558 gene encoding ribose-phosphate pyrophosphokinase 1 isoform X1: MPNIKIFSGSSHRELSHKIADRLGMELGKVVTKKFSNQETCVEIGESVRGEDVYIVQSGCGEINDNLMELLIMINACKIASASRVTAVIPCFPYARQDKKDKVGSRAPISAKLVANMLSVSGADHIITMDLHASQIQGFFDIPVDNLYAEPAVLKWIKENIAEWKTCTIVSPDAGGAKRVTSIADRLNVDFALIHKERKRANEVDRMVLVGDVTDRVAILVDDMADTCGTICHAADKLISAGATKVYAILTHGIFSGPAISRINNACFEAVVVTNTIPQEEKMKTCPKIQVIDISMILAEAIRRTHNGESVSYLFSHVPFTSAMLQKEGEMDGWMLTDYRSVEAADGRTAHNNGQNSIKHLENSLDLFDTIPPIPLQSLPRAHPPQLRCHQPPVLQVFYYFGHLILSV; this comes from the exons ATGCCGAACATTAAGATATTTAGCGGTAGCTCCCATCGGGAACTGTCTCACAAAATCGCCGATCGTCTTGGGATGGAACTCGGGAAGGTTGTGACCAAGAAATTCAGCAATCAAGAAACATG TGTTGAGATCGGAGAGAGTGTGCGTGGAGAGGATGTCTACATCGTACAGAGCGGATGTGGGGAGATCAATGATAATCTGATGGAGCTGCTGATTATGATCAATGCGTGTAAGATCGCCTCGGCCTCCCGGGTCACAGCCGTCATCCCCTGCTTCCCCTACGCACGGCAGGACAAGAAGGACAAGGTGGGG AGTCGGGCGCCCATCTCAGCCAAGCTGGTGGCTAACATGCTGTCTGTGTCTGGGGCTGACCACATCATCACTATGGACCTCCACGCCTCACAGATCCAG GGTTTCTTCGACATCCCGGTGGATAACCTGTATGCTGAGCCTGCTGTACTGAAGTGGATCAAGGAGAACATCGCAGAGTGGAAGACCTGCACCATCGTCTCTCCAGACGCAGGGGGAGCCAAGAG AGTGACGTCCATAGCGGACAGACTCAACGTGGACTTTGCTCTGAttcacaaagagagaaagagggccaACGAGGTGGATCGCATGGTGCTGGTCGGGGACGTCACGGACCGGGTAGCCATCTTGGTGGATGACATGGCAGACACCTGTGGTACTATCTGTCACGCGGCCGACAA GCTGATCTCAGCTGGTGCTACCAAGGTGTATGCCATCCTGACCCACGGTATCTTCTCTGGCCCGGCCATCTCCCGCATCAACAACGCCTGCTTCGAGGCCGTGGTCGTCACCAACACTATCCCTCAGGAGGAGAAGATGAAGACCTGTCCTAAGATACAG GTGATTGACATCTCTATGATCCTGGCTGAGGCCATCCGCAGGACCCACAACGGGGAATCTGTCTCCTACCTCTTCAGCCACGTCCCCTT TACTTCTGCTATGCTACAAAAAGAGGGTGAGATGGATGGTTGGATGTTGACTGACTAcaggtcagtggaggctgctgatgggagaacagctcataataatggccagaacagcatcaaacacctggagaaCTCGTTGGatctatttgataccattccacccattccactccagtcattaccacgagcccatcctccccaattaaggtgccaccaacctcctgtgcttcaggtattttattattttggtcattTAATTTTATCAGTTTGA
- the LOC110504558 gene encoding ribose-phosphate pyrophosphokinase 1 isoform X5 yields MPNIKIFSGSSHRELSHKIADRLGMELGKVVTKKFSNQETCVEIGESVRGEDVYIVQSGCGEINDNLMELLIMINACKIASASRVTAVIPCFPYARQDKKDKSRAPISAKLVANMLSVSGADHIITMDLHASQIQGFFDIPVDNLYAEPAVLKWIKENIAEWKTCTIVSPDAGGAKRVTSIADRLNVDFALIHKERKRANEVDRMVLVGDVTDRVAILVDDMADTCGTICHAADKLISAGATKVYAILTHGIFSGPAISRINNACFEAVVVTNTIPQEEKMKTCPKIQVIDISMILAEAIRRTHNGESVSYLFSHVPL; encoded by the exons ATGCCGAACATTAAGATATTTAGCGGTAGCTCCCATCGGGAACTGTCTCACAAAATCGCCGATCGTCTTGGGATGGAACTCGGGAAGGTTGTGACCAAGAAATTCAGCAATCAAGAAACATG TGTTGAGATCGGAGAGAGTGTGCGTGGAGAGGATGTCTACATCGTACAGAGCGGATGTGGGGAGATCAATGATAATCTGATGGAGCTGCTGATTATGATCAATGCGTGTAAGATCGCCTCGGCCTCCCGGGTCACAGCCGTCATCCCCTGCTTCCCCTACGCACGGCAGGACAAGAAGGACAAG AGTCGGGCGCCCATCTCAGCCAAGCTGGTGGCTAACATGCTGTCTGTGTCTGGGGCTGACCACATCATCACTATGGACCTCCACGCCTCACAGATCCAG GGTTTCTTCGACATCCCGGTGGATAACCTGTATGCTGAGCCTGCTGTACTGAAGTGGATCAAGGAGAACATCGCAGAGTGGAAGACCTGCACCATCGTCTCTCCAGACGCAGGGGGAGCCAAGAG AGTGACGTCCATAGCGGACAGACTCAACGTGGACTTTGCTCTGAttcacaaagagagaaagagggccaACGAGGTGGATCGCATGGTGCTGGTCGGGGACGTCACGGACCGGGTAGCCATCTTGGTGGATGACATGGCAGACACCTGTGGTACTATCTGTCACGCGGCCGACAA GCTGATCTCAGCTGGTGCTACCAAGGTGTATGCCATCCTGACCCACGGTATCTTCTCTGGCCCGGCCATCTCCCGCATCAACAACGCCTGCTTCGAGGCCGTGGTCGTCACCAACACTATCCCTCAGGAGGAGAAGATGAAGACCTGTCCTAAGATACAG GTGATTGACATCTCTATGATCCTGGCTGAGGCCATCCGCAGGACCCACAACGGGGAATCTGTCTCCTACCTCTTCAGCCACGTCCCCTTGTaa